In a genomic window of Methanoregula sp. UBA64:
- a CDS encoding secondary thiamine-phosphate synthase enzyme YjbQ, with amino-acid sequence MFRKVIPVSTSHEGEIIDLTPAVAGVIRESAVQEGLVHLFVQHSTAALTTIEYEPGVLADLARALSVLAPDNQEYAHNTKWGDGNGRSHVKAALVGPSLTIPVAGGKPCCGTWQQIVLLELDVNAGRERSVICTVWGDK; translated from the coding sequence ATGTTCCGGAAGGTTATTCCCGTATCCACCAGCCATGAGGGGGAGATTATCGATCTGACACCAGCAGTAGCCGGGGTTATCCGGGAGAGCGCCGTACAGGAAGGTCTTGTTCATCTCTTCGTGCAGCATTCCACTGCGGCCCTCACGACAATCGAGTACGAACCCGGCGTGCTCGCGGATCTGGCCCGGGCGCTCTCGGTTTTGGCGCCCGACAATCAGGAATATGCCCACAACACGAAATGGGGCGATGGCAACGGGCGATCCCATGTCAAAGCAGCGCTTGTCGGCCCCTCCCTCACGATTCCCGTTGCCGGGGGAAAACCCTGCTGCGGGACCTGGCAGCAGATCGTTCTTCTGGAACTGGACGTCAATGCCGGCCGGGAACGGAGCGTGAT
- the gyrA gene encoding DNA gyrase subunit A, producing MTSDNKNPPAEAPQTHRVEPISIEHEMKTSFINYAMSVIISRAIPDVRDGLKPVHRRSLYGMWDMGNTSDKPTKKSARVVGDVMGKYHPHGDSSIYDTIVKMAQPFSYRHMLVQGQGNFGSIDGDSAAASRYTEVRLFPYAEALLEDLDKETVDFVPNYDESLKEPTVLPAKIPNLLVNGTDGIAVGMATKMPPHNLREVCAAVSAYLDNPDVPVEELLRIMPGPDFPTGGIMMGVEGVKNIYATGQGRVVVRGVAEIEESEGGNRGDRIIVTELPYQVNKAQWISGIADMVKEKRIDGITDIRDESDKEGIRVVFELRKGTMAPVILNNLYKNTALESSFWTSNLAIVDGQPKILNLHGLLGHFVQHRIEVIRRRSEFDLKKAREKVHILEGLLLALSRIDEVIAAIRGSDTVDNARLTLISRFGLDELQANAILQMQLRRLAALEQQKINDEKAGLVTEINRLTTLLSNESNIKDEIRRETAEVAAKFGDARRTKIANAVGDISTEDLIEDKTVLVSITTANYIKRMDLDTYRKQRRGGRGITGMTTKEEDFVDSVFVAGMKDFLLCFTNLGRVYWLKVYEIPESSRVAKGKPIVNLLNLKEEIVTAVIPIREFREDRFLLFATKLGQVIKIPQTEFSNPRSIGTNAIRLREGDQLVEVISTNGNNELVLTSRFGQSLRFHEETVRTVGRGALGVKGMNLIGGDTVVAVTLLEKDHLLTISDVGFGKRTEFDEFRGHGRGTRGVRNISLERDAVVIMSRAVSDTDEIVVMTAAGIVIRTRVSEVRIIGRGTKGVRIMRLDEKDKVVGVAIVQPEAEDAPEAGTEPDTPTAPPAP from the coding sequence TTGACATCTGATAACAAGAACCCCCCGGCCGAAGCCCCGCAGACCCACCGTGTCGAGCCGATCAGCATCGAGCACGAGATGAAGACCTCGTTTATCAACTACGCGATGTCGGTCATCATCAGCCGGGCTATTCCTGATGTCCGGGACGGCCTTAAGCCGGTCCACCGCCGCTCGCTCTATGGCATGTGGGACATGGGGAACACCTCCGACAAGCCTACAAAAAAGAGCGCAAGGGTGGTCGGTGACGTGATGGGTAAGTACCACCCGCACGGCGATTCCTCCATCTACGATACCATCGTCAAGATGGCCCAGCCATTCAGTTACCGCCACATGCTTGTGCAGGGACAGGGCAACTTCGGGTCCATTGACGGGGATTCTGCGGCAGCGAGCAGGTACACCGAAGTCCGGCTCTTCCCGTACGCGGAAGCCCTCCTTGAGGATCTGGACAAGGAAACCGTGGATTTTGTACCAAACTACGATGAATCGCTCAAGGAGCCCACCGTCCTTCCGGCAAAGATCCCGAACCTTCTTGTCAACGGAACTGACGGTATTGCGGTAGGTATGGCTACAAAGATGCCCCCGCACAACCTCCGGGAGGTCTGCGCGGCGGTTTCGGCCTATCTCGATAACCCGGACGTTCCGGTCGAGGAACTCCTGCGGATCATGCCCGGCCCGGACTTCCCGACCGGCGGCATCATGATGGGCGTCGAGGGTGTGAAGAACATCTACGCCACCGGCCAGGGCCGGGTCGTTGTCCGCGGTGTCGCGGAGATCGAGGAATCGGAGGGGGGCAACCGGGGCGACCGGATCATTGTCACCGAACTCCCGTACCAGGTGAACAAGGCCCAGTGGATCAGCGGCATCGCCGATATGGTCAAGGAAAAGAGGATCGATGGCATCACCGATATCCGCGATGAGTCCGACAAGGAAGGCATACGGGTTGTCTTCGAGCTCCGTAAAGGCACGATGGCGCCGGTTATCTTGAACAACCTGTACAAGAACACCGCACTGGAATCCAGTTTCTGGACATCGAACCTTGCGATTGTCGATGGCCAGCCCAAGATCCTCAACCTTCACGGCCTCCTTGGCCACTTTGTCCAGCACCGGATCGAAGTGATCCGGCGCCGGTCCGAGTTCGATCTGAAAAAGGCGCGGGAGAAAGTTCACATCCTCGAAGGGCTGCTTCTAGCCCTCTCACGGATCGATGAGGTTATCGCTGCGATCCGGGGGTCCGACACGGTGGACAATGCCCGGCTCACGCTTATTTCCCGGTTCGGGCTTGACGAGCTGCAGGCAAACGCGATCCTCCAGATGCAGCTGCGTCGTCTCGCGGCCCTTGAGCAGCAGAAGATCAATGACGAGAAGGCGGGCCTGGTCACAGAGATCAACCGGCTTACAACGCTCCTCTCGAACGAATCTAACATCAAGGACGAGATCCGGCGGGAGACTGCCGAGGTTGCCGCAAAGTTCGGCGACGCGAGAAGGACAAAGATTGCAAATGCCGTCGGCGATATCTCCACCGAGGACCTGATCGAGGATAAGACGGTGCTCGTCTCTATCACAACGGCAAATTACATCAAGCGCATGGATCTCGACACCTACCGCAAACAGCGGCGGGGCGGACGGGGCATCACCGGCATGACGACAAAGGAAGAGGATTTTGTCGATTCGGTCTTTGTCGCCGGCATGAAGGATTTCCTGCTCTGCTTCACGAACCTCGGCCGGGTGTACTGGCTCAAGGTGTACGAGATCCCCGAGAGTTCCCGGGTGGCAAAGGGCAAACCGATCGTAAACCTCCTGAACTTAAAAGAGGAGATCGTAACCGCCGTAATCCCCATCCGCGAGTTCCGCGAGGACCGGTTCCTCCTCTTTGCAACAAAACTCGGGCAGGTTATAAAGATCCCGCAGACCGAGTTCTCCAACCCCCGGTCGATCGGTACAAACGCCATCAGGCTCCGGGAAGGCGACCAGCTGGTCGAGGTAATCTCAACAAACGGCAACAACGAGCTCGTGCTGACCTCCCGGTTCGGCCAGAGCCTCCGGTTCCACGAAGAGACGGTGCGGACGGTAGGACGCGGTGCGCTGGGTGTCAAAGGGATGAACCTGATAGGCGGGGACACCGTTGTGGCAGTTACCCTGCTTGAAAAGGACCACCTCCTTACCATCTCCGATGTCGGTTTCGGGAAACGTACCGAGTTCGACGAATTCCGCGGGCACGGGCGGGGCACGAGGGGTGTCCGGAACATCTCGCTCGAACGCGATGCCGTGGTTATTATGTCCCGTGCGGTCTCGGATACCGATGAGATCGTGGTGATGACCGCGGCCGGCATTGTCATACGCACCCGGGTAAGCGAAGTGCGGATCATAGGAAGGGGCACCAAAGGTGTCCGGATCATGCGCCTCGACGAAAAAGATAAGGTAGTCGGCGTTGCAATCGTCCAGCCTGAAGCTGAAGATGCACCTGAAGCCGGCACCGAACCGGATACCCCGACAGCGCCGCCGGCGCCATAA
- a CDS encoding DNA topoisomerase subunit B, whose protein sequence is MTDSYDASHITILEGLTPVRERPAMYIGSTDTRGLHHLVYEVVDNSIDEALAGFCTLISVVINGDGSLSVVDNGRGIPVDTMEKNHKSALEVVLTVLHAGGKFDKATYQVSGGLHGVGVSVVNALSTNLSARVYRDGNIYEMHFARGIPAGPLTQREETLAEAVIRYQQWYGEPAPFVRSTGTSGGQQSLPEPGDPSQGTAEDRVRFFAETGTKLTGTLITFKPDPTIFETVTFDYDILASRLRELAFLNAGLTIRITDERTGTRASYCTGGLSEFVRYLNEGSECLHAVPIDITQKDPENKVEIEIALQYTTGYDEKTYSYVNSVNTREGGTHLEGFRSAITRAINTVGKRNNLIKENATISLRGEDVREGLTSVISVKMANPQFEGQTKMRLGNSNIKGIVDSLVYAALNQYFDENPKVLAIIIEKSLSAAKAREAARNARELARRKSSLESSGLPGKLADCSERDPAKSEIYIVEGDSAGGSAKQGRDRKFQAILPLRGKILNVEKAGEHQILKNAEIQTLISAIGTGIGDKFDIERARYHHVVIMTDADVDGAHIRTLLLTFFYRYMPKIIEAGYVYIAQPPLFRVSKGKEEKWLYKEEEMKKVSAAMGDKGVSVQRYKGLGEMNAQQLWDTTMSPANRIFLQVTIEDAMDANEIFKTLMGKDVEIRKEFIIRHAKEVTNLDI, encoded by the coding sequence TTGACTGATTCCTACGATGCATCCCACATCACGATACTTGAAGGGCTCACACCGGTTCGTGAACGCCCGGCCATGTATATCGGGAGCACCGATACCCGGGGGCTCCACCACCTTGTGTACGAAGTCGTGGACAACTCGATCGATGAGGCACTTGCCGGCTTCTGCACCTTAATCTCGGTCGTTATCAACGGGGACGGGTCGCTGTCCGTTGTGGATAATGGCCGGGGCATCCCGGTCGATACGATGGAGAAGAACCATAAGAGTGCGCTCGAAGTGGTGCTCACCGTTCTCCATGCCGGGGGCAAGTTTGACAAGGCCACCTACCAGGTCTCGGGAGGTCTCCACGGGGTCGGGGTATCCGTGGTCAATGCCCTCTCCACCAACCTTTCCGCCCGGGTGTACCGCGACGGCAATATCTACGAGATGCACTTTGCCCGGGGCATCCCTGCCGGCCCGCTCACGCAGCGGGAGGAGACACTTGCCGAAGCAGTGATCCGGTACCAGCAGTGGTACGGCGAGCCGGCACCTTTCGTACGGAGCACCGGAACTTCCGGCGGCCAGCAGAGCCTCCCGGAACCGGGCGATCCGTCCCAGGGCACGGCCGAGGATCGCGTGCGGTTCTTTGCGGAAACCGGCACAAAACTCACCGGTACATTAATCACCTTCAAGCCGGACCCGACCATCTTTGAAACGGTCACGTTCGACTACGATATCCTGGCATCCCGGCTCCGCGAGCTTGCCTTCCTAAATGCCGGCCTCACCATCCGGATCACCGATGAGCGGACCGGCACCCGTGCTTCGTACTGTACGGGCGGGCTCTCGGAGTTCGTGAGATACTTAAACGAGGGATCCGAGTGCCTCCATGCGGTTCCCATCGATATCACCCAGAAAGATCCCGAGAACAAGGTGGAGATCGAGATCGCCCTCCAGTACACCACCGGCTACGATGAGAAGACGTATTCGTACGTCAACAGCGTCAATACCCGCGAGGGCGGCACCCATCTCGAAGGGTTCCGGAGCGCCATTACCCGGGCCATCAATACGGTCGGGAAACGCAACAACCTTATAAAAGAGAATGCGACCATCTCCCTCCGCGGCGAGGATGTCCGCGAGGGCCTGACCTCGGTGATCTCGGTTAAGATGGCAAACCCCCAGTTCGAGGGCCAGACCAAGATGCGCCTTGGCAACAGCAACATCAAGGGCATTGTGGATTCGCTTGTATATGCAGCGCTCAACCAGTACTTTGACGAGAACCCGAAAGTGCTTGCCATCATTATCGAGAAATCCCTCTCGGCAGCAAAGGCACGCGAGGCAGCGAGGAATGCGAGGGAACTCGCACGGCGCAAGAGCTCTCTCGAAAGCTCAGGTCTTCCCGGGAAACTTGCCGACTGCTCGGAACGCGACCCGGCAAAGAGCGAGATCTATATCGTGGAAGGGGATTCGGCAGGCGGCAGCGCCAAGCAGGGCCGGGACCGCAAGTTCCAGGCCATCCTCCCCCTGCGGGGCAAGATCCTGAACGTGGAAAAAGCAGGCGAACACCAGATCTTAAAGAACGCCGAGATCCAGACGCTGATATCAGCGATTGGGACCGGCATCGGGGACAAGTTCGATATCGAGCGGGCCCGGTACCACCATGTCGTGATCATGACCGATGCCGATGTGGATGGTGCGCATATCAGGACACTGCTTTTGACGTTCTTCTACCGGTACATGCCAAAAATTATCGAGGCCGGGTATGTGTATATCGCCCAGCCTCCCCTGTTCCGTGTCTCAAAAGGAAAAGAAGAGAAGTGGTTGTACAAGGAAGAGGAGATGAAGAAAGTCTCTGCTGCCATGGGTGACAAGGGCGTCTCCGTCCAGCGGTACAAGGGTCTGGGTGAGATGAATGCCCAGCAGCTCTGGGATACGACCATGTCTCCGGCAAACCGCATTTTCCTGCAGGTGACCATCGAGGATGCGATGGATGCTAACGAGATCTTTAAGACCCTGATGGGGAAGGATGTGGAGATACGAAAAGAGTTCATCATCCGCCATGCAAAGGAGGTGACAAACCTTGACATCTGA
- a CDS encoding PAS domain S-box protein — MNPSSDQPEDRESLRERIIGMGESSVHKSYYPLLQQRLSELERFRALIDETHDMILVIKTPENTCVEVNHAGSARLGFSPEQLANLEIAALVVPEKREQFQVLLLHAAESGAQEKIETTLCSAQGRMIPAELSIHFVTIDQQKYGVIVARDISERLRYERALVATQKKLNLINSLTRNDIKSQIFIVRAYLDVLRQIAKHPEEITILEKLAGTTLDIQNHIELAENYQKLGVHHPRWQNFSGVLLYAISHLPPIPITRCTDMDRLEILSDPLLEKGLTHLMEFMYAHGGMTVPVQLSHEEVDEGLTLTFLKTGTGLPPEQRESVFVWAPAKTSGPNLFFTKEILDMTGISIAENGDAGMLRFIIRVPKDGYRFQV; from the coding sequence ATGAATCCCTCCTCTGATCAGCCGGAGGACCGGGAATCCCTCCGCGAACGGATCATCGGGATGGGAGAGTCGTCCGTTCATAAAAGCTATTACCCGCTTCTCCAGCAGAGGTTATCGGAACTGGAGCGGTTCCGGGCGCTCATTGACGAGACCCACGATATGATCCTCGTGATAAAAACCCCGGAGAACACCTGCGTTGAGGTAAACCATGCAGGAAGTGCCCGGCTCGGATTCTCCCCGGAACAGCTTGCGAACCTGGAGATTGCAGCCCTCGTTGTCCCGGAAAAACGCGAACAGTTCCAGGTGCTCCTGTTGCATGCTGCCGAATCCGGGGCGCAGGAAAAGATCGAGACCACCCTGTGTTCGGCGCAGGGACGGATGATCCCTGCCGAACTCTCCATTCATTTCGTGACCATCGATCAGCAGAAGTACGGGGTTATCGTTGCCCGCGATATCAGCGAGCGGCTCCGGTACGAGCGGGCGCTCGTGGCTACCCAGAAAAAGCTCAACCTGATCAATTCCCTGACAAGGAACGATATCAAGAGCCAGATCTTTATTGTCCGGGCATACCTGGATGTGCTCAGGCAGATAGCAAAACATCCCGAAGAGATCACCATCCTTGAAAAACTGGCCGGGACCACCCTCGATATCCAGAACCATATCGAACTTGCAGAGAACTACCAGAAACTCGGTGTCCATCATCCCCGGTGGCAGAACTTTTCCGGGGTACTGCTCTATGCGATCTCGCACCTCCCCCCTATCCCCATCACCCGGTGTACGGATATGGACCGGCTTGAGATCCTCTCGGACCCCCTGCTCGAAAAGGGCCTCACCCATTTAATGGAATTCATGTATGCCCATGGCGGGATGACGGTGCCGGTCCAGCTCTCCCACGAAGAGGTAGACGAAGGACTTACCCTTACCTTTCTCAAAACCGGGACCGGGCTCCCGCCCGAACAGCGGGAATCGGTGTTTGTCTGGGCGCCTGCAAAGACCTCGGGGCCGAACCTGTTCTTCACCAAAGAGATCCTCGATATGACCGGGATTTCGATAGCCGAGAACGGCGATGCCGGAATGCTCCGGTTCATCATACGGGTCCCAAAAGACGGGTACCGGTTCCAAGTATAA
- the ercA gene encoding alcohol dehydrogenase-like regulatory protein ErcA, which translates to MNPSELRKFLAPEIVFGAGARHLAGRYAKNFGAAKVLLVTDAGVRKTGLVDEILNDLLQAGVSAEIFSEVMPNPRAENVMAGAACFKTAGCSALVAVGGGSVIDCAKGIGIVSSNGRPITAFEGVDRVIVPPPPLICIPTTAGSSADVSQFAIINDTDRMVKIALISKTLVPDIALIDPETLLSLPRNLTIYTGLDVLTHAIEAYVSNASSPLTDLHAREAIMLVVKNLEASVESPHDIAFRSGMMLASLNAGLAFSNASLGAVHAMAHSLGGYLDLPHGKCNALLLDTVIRYNYPSAPDRYNAIGEAMGLPVWNVLPEERCDLICAEICRLRTALGITATLGSLGVKKEVIPLLAGHAMHDVCMATNPRDPKTEEIEALYESLL; encoded by the coding sequence ATGAATCCGTCAGAGTTACGCAAGTTCCTTGCACCCGAGATTGTCTTTGGCGCCGGAGCCCGGCACCTGGCCGGCAGGTATGCAAAGAACTTCGGGGCTGCAAAGGTGCTGCTGGTCACCGACGCGGGTGTCAGAAAGACCGGGCTTGTCGATGAAATCCTGAACGATCTCCTCCAGGCAGGAGTAAGCGCCGAAATATTTTCCGAGGTTATGCCGAACCCGCGTGCGGAAAACGTGATGGCAGGGGCGGCCTGTTTTAAGACTGCCGGTTGTTCTGCGCTGGTGGCGGTAGGCGGGGGCTCGGTCATCGATTGTGCAAAAGGCATCGGGATTGTCTCGTCCAATGGCCGTCCCATCACCGCGTTCGAAGGCGTCGACCGGGTGATCGTTCCCCCGCCCCCCCTGATCTGTATCCCCACGACCGCAGGATCGAGCGCCGATGTCTCGCAGTTTGCCATCATCAACGATACCGACCGGATGGTCAAGATCGCCCTCATATCAAAGACCCTGGTACCCGATATTGCGCTCATCGACCCCGAGACCCTGCTCTCCCTCCCGCGGAATCTTACTATCTATACCGGGCTGGACGTACTGACCCATGCAATCGAAGCGTACGTGTCCAATGCCAGTTCTCCGCTCACCGATCTCCATGCCCGGGAAGCGATAATGCTTGTGGTAAAAAACCTCGAAGCGTCCGTCGAGTCCCCGCATGACATTGCATTCCGCAGCGGGATGATGCTTGCAAGCCTCAATGCAGGCCTTGCCTTTTCGAATGCGAGCCTCGGTGCAGTCCATGCAATGGCACACAGTCTCGGGGGCTACCTCGACCTTCCCCACGGGAAATGCAACGCCCTGCTGCTCGATACGGTCATACGGTACAACTATCCATCGGCACCGGACCGGTACAATGCTATTGGCGAGGCAATGGGACTTCCGGTCTGGAACGTCTTGCCGGAGGAGCGGTGCGATCTGATCTGCGCTGAGATCTGCCGGCTCCGCACGGCTCTTGGGATCACGGCAACGCTCGGATCCCTTGGCGTGAAAAAAGAGGTTATCCCGTTACTTGCCGGACATGCCATGCACGATGTCTGCATGGCCACCAACCCCAGGGACCCGAAAACAGAAGAGATCGAGGCGCTGTATGAATCCCTCCTCTGA
- the cbiM gene encoding cobalt transporter CbiM — translation MHIPDGYLGPTTFILLYIVMIPIWLYAGYWVQKHLRSRQVPYLALAAAFSFVIMMFNVPVPGGSSGHAVGSALVAIILGPWAAVVTTSVALLIQCLLFGDGGVTAFGANCFNMGVVIPFVGFYAYKLISGNSPITSNLRIAAAAVAGYVGLTVAAGVAGFEMGMQPVLEHTAAGVPLYMPYGLNVTIPAMLIEHMVFFSFVEAIITALAFAYIARNSPEIIFDYKPENDKNADAGKGAPTA, via the coding sequence ATGCATATTCCTGATGGATATCTTGGACCAACAACATTTATCCTTCTGTATATTGTGATGATTCCGATCTGGCTGTACGCCGGATACTGGGTGCAGAAGCATCTCCGCTCGCGGCAGGTACCGTACCTTGCCCTGGCCGCTGCATTCTCGTTTGTCATCATGATGTTCAATGTCCCGGTCCCCGGGGGAAGCTCGGGACATGCCGTGGGCAGCGCCCTTGTGGCCATCATCCTTGGCCCCTGGGCAGCAGTCGTGACAACATCGGTCGCGCTTCTTATCCAGTGCCTCCTGTTCGGTGACGGCGGCGTCACCGCGTTCGGGGCGAACTGTTTCAACATGGGCGTTGTGATCCCGTTTGTCGGGTTCTATGCCTATAAACTGATCAGCGGGAACTCCCCGATCACCTCGAACCTCAGGATTGCCGCAGCAGCAGTAGCCGGCTATGTCGGCTTAACGGTTGCCGCTGGTGTTGCCGGCTTTGAGATGGGTATGCAGCCGGTTCTCGAACATACTGCCGCGGGCGTGCCTCTCTATATGCCTTACGGGCTGAACGTGACGATCCCGGCAATGCTGATCGAGCATATGGTATTCTTCAGCTTTGTCGAGGCGATTATCACCGCGCTGGCATTTGCGTACATAGCGCGGAACAGTCCGGAGATCATCTTTGACTACAAACCGGAAAACGACAAAAATGCAGATGCCGGAAAAGGAGCGCCTACTGCGTAA
- a CDS encoding PDGLE domain-containing protein, which produces MDKTLKVLIIAMAVLVVIVPIGLIATGTAFGEWGPDELQESIGYVPAGLQQLSTLWSPLLPDYDFAGGEHDTLPTQAPGYYVSAIIGVLLCAGVGYVLGKAIIKRTD; this is translated from the coding sequence ATGGACAAGACCCTTAAGGTATTAATTATCGCGATGGCAGTACTCGTGGTCATCGTTCCAATCGGCCTGATTGCAACAGGAACGGCTTTTGGGGAGTGGGGCCCCGATGAGCTCCAGGAATCAATCGGGTACGTGCCGGCCGGGCTCCAGCAGCTCTCGACACTCTGGAGTCCGCTCCTGCCGGACTATGATTTTGCCGGTGGAGAGCATGACACCCTCCCGACACAGGCACCGGGCTATTATGTCTCCGCCATTATCGGCGTCCTTCTCTGTGCCGGTGTAGGATACGTGCTCGGAAAGGCAATTATCAAGCGGACCGATTAA